The genomic DNA CTAGTGCCGCTGGTTGAGTGGGACTAAACTATAATGTTGGGACGCGCAATTAGTTAATTTGTAATAGGAATGTGAACTTGTTTCTTTTAGCTCGCGCTCCCAGCCATTTGACTCCAACCAAGCTCCTAGAGGAAACACTTCTTCTAATACTACACTTGGACTGGGTGGAGAAAGTTCTAGCTCCTCCCCCTCTACGTGAGTCAAGTAGGTTGGATTAAGCGCGTGAATAGTGTTAATAGCTACAATAATTTCATCAGCCTTAAAGTAATAGCTGAAGTTAGAAATCTCAACTGCCTGTTTCAACTCACCATTCAACTGTTTCCTAGTTTTCCGGATATAGACCCAGAGAGTAGGAGTTTTAATCCAAGCTCTAGAACACCATAGCTGGCTGAGAAATGCCTCAAATGCTTCACCTATAGTTGACTGCTCACAAGGCTCGTAGTAGCTATTAGTCTGCACTTTTAGTAGTAACTCCCAGTCAGAAAAAAGTAGAAATTTCTTTGCATTAGATTGCTCAAAAGTTGGTATGTAAGCCACCAAAAAATAACAGGCTAACGAATCACTTCAAACGCTTCTGTTCCATGCAAGCGGTAGACGTAGAAGTCACTGTCGAGTGTAAAGATGCGTCTCATTCCTAGGATTTCGGCAGCGGCGACAAGGGAGGCATCGGCTAAATCCATCGGTACGTCCTGATACTGCTCCATTAGCTCGCAGAGCCGCCGTTGCTCCGTAACGCTGCTAGCGTGCAGGAAAAGGGCTTCACGCTGAATGAATGACCATAACATTTTCTGACCTGGCCACCCCTGGCGCTGATAAAGAAAGTACATCGCCTCGGTAAAACAAGACCAGGTTGTTAGAAGCGGCTCCCTGATGTTCCGGTATAGCTCAACACTGCGGTCATGCGATTCTCCCTGTCCCGCATCAATGAATGCAACAAGGGGAGACGTATCGACCAGAATCATGGTTGATGAATGCCCTGTTTTGCCAGCTTCGCGGCGATCGCTTCATTGACAACGGTTTTGATACTCTGCTGATGCGATTCTCCATCGTCGCTGATGGCACCGGCTAAGTCAGCCAGTAAGTCATACAGGGATTGCTGCTGGCTGGAGGCAGCCGTAGCATGAGGAACATGGGCAGCAATCCAGTCCGCTGGTGTCATGCCCTCCATCGCCGCGATTGCCAGTAGGTTCTCGTAAACGCGATCAGGTAATGAAATTTGATGCTCACTCATAGGATACAAGCCTGCCTTTTCTCTTCCGTTGTATCATGAATGCTTCAATTGCGCCGCTTTATTTTCATGAGACGATATTGTTTGGTGTGGCAGTGTTGAGGGCTCGCTCCGCTTCGCTACAGCTACCTGTATTGCGGCTTGGCTCCTGCTGCTCGACAGCAGACATACATACGAGAGTGAAAGCTCTGTGTCAAAAACGACCTTTGGGTACACTGCCCCGTGCTGAAGAGCAAGTGCTACTTGTCTCTCGTCTACACCATCAAAAATGGTACCTACTATCTCAGTGGGGTAGTGTTTTAGATTTATTGTTTAACTTTAAATTGGTAGACCGAACTCATAGCGGTTGATGAATAACCCAATGACCCCTTCGTGCATCAGCTCCGACTTGGAAAAGCAAATTGTCCTACGAGCTAGTCGCTTAATTCGCGTCCTCAGCCTCAGGTGCTTTCGCTCGATTTTTTGAGTTTTTCGCTTACCAACTTCATGTACTGCTTGGGGTAAATGTCGTTGATAAGCTCCCCAACCATCTGTACAATATCTTCTAATACCAAAGGGGTTCAGTAACTTTTTGAGTTGCAGAAAGACTTCATCCTGACGCCTACCAAATGCATAGGCTAACACTTGACCAGTACGGCGGTCAATTGCATGCCAGAGCCATCTTGGATTACTTTTCTTGCTTACAAAACTCCACATCTCGTCTAGCTCAGATTCTGCAATTCCAGGCTTCTCAAGCTCCTCAGTTACCTCAGCTCGTACAATATCAACCTCCACTTCCTCTAGTTTCAACTGCTGTAGGAGCCTGCGATTTACTGTCTCCAGATGCACGAGTTTTTTTTAATACCTGAATCACAGTAGCGGGGCTAACGTGCAAAACACGTGCAATATCTCGCACTCCACTGCCATTGAGCGTCATCTCCACTATTTGCTGTTTGACTTCTCGTTTCCGTCCTGGATAAGCCGAGTCCAGACCGAAAGTTTGGTAGGGACACTCCCAGTTCAGACAGCGAAACCGCTGTTGACCAGTGGAGGATTTCCCATTCTTAATTACATCGGCACTTTGACAATGAGGACAACGTACTGCAATCAATACACCCATACTAGACCAAGCTAACTTTCCTAACCATTACTACTAGCTAACAATAAATCTAAAACACTACCCTCAGTGGTTTTACCTCTACTCAGACACCATGTTTGCCAACTGGTTCATGCTCAATGTGGCAAGTTTAACAGTACTAGACTGGTATTGCTAAAGAGAACTGATTGGTTGGATGACAAAGAGTGCGGTGAAAACATCTGCTCCGAAAGGCAATCGCCACAGTTTTACCCGGTCGATTCTCAATCAACCCGTGTTTGTAACGACTTGTAACACCAACTCCGACAGCATCGGAGTTAGAAGTCTTTACACTCCAAGCTCCGGGAGGCTCCGGGAGGGGTGAAAGTAGCGCTTTATCTAGGTCTATAACCGTGCCAGAATTACTTTCTATAAGTGTATTTTAGATAAGTAATCATGACCGAGTTAAACCAGCACCCACAATTACAAGAATTGTCGGAGTTGGTTCTGGTCACGCCTCCACCGCTGACTGCTCACCCGGTGGCTGTTTATCTCGCCCAACTAAGTCCAGCTTCCCGGCAGGCAATGCGCCATTATTTGGATAAAATCGCTTCAATCCTGACATCTGGGCGCTGTGATGCTGATACTCTCAATTGGGCGGCACTACGCTACCAGCAGACTGCGGCACTCAGAGCTATATTGGTGGAGCAGTTTTCCCCGCATACGGCTAATTTGATGCTGTGTGCCTTAAGGAGAGTGTTAAAAGAAGCTTTAAGGCTAGATTTGCTCGATGCTAAGGATTATGCGCGTGCTGTGGATGTAGCCAGCATTAAGGTGACAAAGAAATTGCGGGGTCGAGTGCTAACTGGGGTAGAGATTACGGCGCTAATGAATGTGTGCCAAGCTGATTTGACTCCATCTGGTGCCAGAGATGCTGCACTAATAGCAATCCTGCGTGGCTCTGGGTTGCGACGGCGAGAGGTGGTGAATCTGGATTTATGCGACTTCAACCCTAGCACTGGTGCGCTGGAGGTTAGGAGTGGTAAGGGTGGCAAAGACCGGACGGTGTACCTACCAACTGGTGCAATTGGAGTGGTGTCGGATTGGTTGGTGGTGTGCTCTAACGCACTAGGACCGTTACTATGTCCTGTGAGTAAAGGTAAGCGCGTGATGCGGCGACGCATGACATCTCAGGCAGTGCTGTTCGTGCTGCAAAAACGAGCTAAGGAAGCAGGAGTAGCGGCTTTCTCCGCCCACGACTTTCGGCGCACGTTCATTTCCGAGCTGTTGGATGCTGGGGTGGATATTGTTACAGTCCAACGCCTTGCCGGACACGCTGACCCAGCTACAACTTCGCGCTATGACAGAAGGGGAGAGGCGGCTAAGCGCAAAGCGGTCGAGGTACTGCACATTCCCTATGTTCCGCGTCGGCATCTTTAACTATCAGCTCTGCTGGGGTGACACTCCCAAAACTGTCACTACGCTTGGGCTGCAACTAGAGAAGCGTCACCTAGACTGATAAGCATCTGAGTGAGTGTAATGGTCACATCAGACTCCTAAGTCTTTTATATCTCCGCTATGCCTCCGGCTCTCTCTAGTCCAGCC from Chroococcidiopsis sp. CCMEE 29 includes the following:
- a CDS encoding PIN domain-containing protein — its product is MILVDTSPLVAFIDAGQGESHDRSVELYRNIREPLLTTWSCFTEAMYFLYQRQGWPGQKMLWSFIQREALFLHASSVTEQRRLCELMEQYQDVPMDLADASLVAAAEILGMRRIFTLDSDFYVYRLHGTEAFEVIR
- a CDS encoding IS1 family transposase, producing MKLEEVEVDIVRAEVTEELEKPGIAESELDEMWSFVSKKSNPRWLWHAIDRRTGQVLAYAFGRRQDEVFLQLKKLLNPFGIRRYCTDGWGAYQRHLPQAVHEVGKRKTQKIERKHLRLRTRIKRLARRTICFSKSELMHEGVIGLFINRYEFGLPI
- a CDS encoding IS1-like element transposase — encoded protein: MGVLIAVRCPHCQSADVIKNGKSSTGQQRFRCLNWECPYQTFGLDSAYPGRKREVKQQIVEMTLNGSGVRDIARVLHVSPATVIQVLKKTRASGDSKSQAPTAVETRGSGG
- a CDS encoding site-specific integrase; the encoded protein is MTELNQHPQLQELSELVLVTPPPLTAHPVAVYLAQLSPASRQAMRHYLDKIASILTSGRCDADTLNWAALRYQQTAALRAILVEQFSPHTANLMLCALRRVLKEALRLDLLDAKDYARAVDVASIKVTKKLRGRVLTGVEITALMNVCQADLTPSGARDAALIAILRGSGLRRREVVNLDLCDFNPSTGALEVRSGKGGKDRTVYLPTGAIGVVSDWLVVCSNALGPLLCPVSKGKRVMRRRMTSQAVLFVLQKRAKEAGVAAFSAHDFRRTFISELLDAGVDIVTVQRLAGHADPATTSRYDRRGEAAKRKAVEVLHIPYVPRRHL